A DNA window from Arachis duranensis cultivar V14167 chromosome 3, aradu.V14167.gnm2.J7QH, whole genome shotgun sequence contains the following coding sequences:
- the LOC107481188 gene encoding protein POOR HOMOLOGOUS SYNAPSIS 1 — MAGSLAVIPSNDVDNSATTIRDQWEICFARFVPYPTSSPSSSAGLLPLPPRLRNRSPRGNWISSPSVAFLRLLPDLSHRDVILTVSFNASLLEEHYVSKLHFSWPQVSCVSGFPARGIRTVLVSFRDSVGEIQKFALRFPSLYEAQSFVNILKGLLKDEKDPEPLNTDFGSEISSQSEFVSSNKHCHRPSEEASFMTPVDTYKPQMPRSIKTEEKQSSGTQEMEAPPGFSIAGILPALPPSFTTLLMDCSEINHTQPIASQEIELKSQIVRYMEDSSFQDMLVKVEKVIDELGGDLSLP; from the exons ATGGCGGGATCTCTGGCGGTGATACCAAGCAACGACGTTGATAACTCAGCAACCACCATCAGAGACCAGTGGGAGATCTGCTTCGCGCGCTTTGTTCCCTATCCAACCTCATCCCCATCCTCCTCCGCCGGCCTTCTCCCTCTGCCTCCTCGCCTCCGAAACCGTTCTCCCCGCGGCAACTGGATTTCCTCCCCTTCCGTCGCATTCCTCCGCCTCCTCCCCGACCTCTCCCACCGCGACGTCATCCTCACCGTCTCATTCAATGCCAGCCTCCTC GAAGAGCACTACGTTTCGAAACTGCATTTCTCGTGGCCTCAGGTGTCATGCGTCTCTGGATTTCCAGCTAGGGGAATCAGAACTGTGCTTGTGAGCTTCAGAGATTCCGTAGGCGAG aTTCAAAAGTTTGCTTTGCGGTTTCCATCACTATATGAAGCACAGTCATTTGTAAATATTTTGAAG GGGCTCCTGAAAGATGAGAAGGATCCAGAACCTTTAAATACTGACTTTGGATCTGAAATTTCATCACAGTCAGAGTTCGTGTCCTCAAACAAGCACTGCCACAG ACCCAGCGAGGAGGCCAGCTTTATGACTCCCGTTGACACTTACAAACCACAAATGCCACGAAGTATTAAAACCGAAGAAAAGCAGTCTTCAGGCACCCAAGAAATGGAAGCACCACCTGGTTTCAGCATTGCAGGAATCCTCCCAGCTTTACCACCCAGTTTTACCACACTTCTGATGGATTGCTCTGAGATCAACCATA CTCAACCAATTGCTTCCCAGGAAATTGAACTGAAGTCCCAAATTGTG AGGTACATGGAAGATTCTTCCTTCCAAG ATATGTTGGTTAAAGTGGAGAAAGTTATCGACGAATTGGGGGGTGATCTGTCGTTGCCGTAG